A genomic region of Fodinisporobacter ferrooxydans contains the following coding sequences:
- a CDS encoding ClpP family protease → MEPAQPDTNEAAAIKNNIESLGQTNVAGSAESNIYSISVIGQIEGHVVLPPQNKTTKYEHIIPQLIAAEQNDKIEGVLIILNTVGGDVEAGLAIAEMIASITKPTVTLVLGGGHSIGVPIAVASDYSFIAETATMTIHPIRLTGLVIGVPQSFEYLEKMQERVIRFVTTHSKINEQKFRELMLTTGELARDIGTTVVGKDAVQYGLIDAIGGVGPSIRKLNELIEQYRMERTKVGVVM, encoded by the coding sequence ATGGAACCAGCACAGCCAGACACAAATGAAGCTGCCGCGATTAAAAACAATATTGAGAGTCTCGGACAAACAAACGTTGCCGGCAGCGCAGAGTCCAATATATATTCGATTTCCGTGATTGGACAAATTGAGGGTCATGTAGTTTTGCCTCCACAAAATAAAACAACAAAATACGAACACATTATTCCGCAATTGATTGCAGCCGAGCAAAATGACAAGATTGAAGGCGTGCTTATTATTTTAAATACGGTTGGCGGGGATGTGGAAGCCGGACTTGCCATTGCGGAAATGATCGCATCCATTACAAAACCGACCGTTACCCTTGTATTGGGAGGCGGCCACAGTATCGGCGTGCCCATTGCCGTTGCATCCGACTATTCGTTTATTGCGGAAACAGCGACAATGACCATACACCCCATTCGTTTGACCGGATTGGTCATCGGTGTACCCCAATCCTTTGAATACCTGGAAAAAATGCAGGAACGAGTGATTCGTTTTGTCACAACGCATTCCAAAATCAACGAACAAAAATTCCGGGAATTGATGCTGACGACCGGTGAATTGGCCCGTGATATCGGTACTACCGTCGTTGGCAAAGATGCAGTCCAATATGGTTTGATCGATGCCATTGGCGGTGTCGGCCCATCGATCCGCAAGTTAAACGAGCTTATCGAACAATATCGAATGGAACGGACAAAAGTAGGTGTTGTCATGTGA
- a CDS encoding YlzJ-like family protein: MILWTIIPTEDVFSGYGATKPTYKEIRQGHMTMIVEPDAEGYGTLVRLISPDCNDYLNPALAPGAKIRL, encoded by the coding sequence GTGATTTTGTGGACGATCATTCCTACGGAAGATGTATTCAGCGGATACGGTGCAACAAAACCAACCTACAAAGAGATTCGGCAAGGGCATATGACCATGATTGTCGAACCGGATGCAGAAGGGTATGGGACACTCGTACGACTCATCAGCCCCGATTGCAATGATTATTTAAATCCCGCCTTGGCGCCGGGCGCAAAAATTCGTTTGTAA
- a CDS encoding FtsK/SpoIIIE family DNA translocase, with translation MAKKKIRAKKQIAKGSFIKYETIGLLIVTVSALGLADLGWVGKAADYISIFLAGDWHFLLPLYFIYLAIYIMIKRGPITWTLRQSGLLLLLLIVLTWSHLNVYTALLDQHPDTKPDLFQVTIDNIHQLYKSETTIIDANKPAIPVTAGGGLIGYMLFSATHYLFDTTGTLIVLITGLLIGLIMITKRSLVMTVRKWNRSVYERINNGMRKLSPLFKLKKRNKRSGKGVAIPIKYTPRADVFATEDLDGTHEPSDFSPLHEVTNELLINDFADQIPQVNTSAEESTHIETNPAESRITIRWPERNAKSAGADFKSGKHADDSRQESSAIQPITFENAHELPYELPGYHLLDLPKNNRSSVDQKDLTANAKKLKTTLESFGVLVSVNEIHRGPTVTRYEIQPAVGVKVSRIVNLADDLALALAARDIRIEAPIPGKSAIGIEVPNLEVAVVSLREVLETSEFQNAESKLTIGFGRDISGTPIIGNLAKMPHLLVAGATGSGKSVCINGIITSILFRAKPYEVKFILIDPKMVELNVYNGIPHLLTPVVTDPRKAAYALKKVVAEMESRYELFAKEGTRDIDRYNVLAVEKGETPLPYIVVIIDELADLMMVAPGDVEDAICRIAQMARAAGIHLIVATQRPSVDVITGVIKANIPSRIAFAVSSQADSRTILDGGGAEKLLGRGDMLYLPAGASKPVRVQGAFLSDQEVEQVVHFVKQQQPPSYTVDLTSPAEDVQKKQESVDDLFYDAVRLVVESQQASVSMLQRRLKVGYARAARLVDQMEERGIVGPFEGSKPRDVLLTKEQLEQMDNAG, from the coding sequence ATGGCAAAAAAGAAAATTCGGGCGAAAAAACAAATCGCAAAAGGGTCTTTTATTAAATACGAAACGATCGGCTTATTGATCGTAACCGTTTCGGCGTTAGGCCTGGCAGATCTTGGCTGGGTAGGGAAGGCTGCCGATTATATCAGTATTTTTTTGGCAGGGGACTGGCATTTTTTACTGCCGCTGTATTTCATCTATCTCGCCATATATATCATGATAAAACGTGGACCGATCACTTGGACATTGCGCCAATCCGGGCTGCTTTTGCTTTTATTGATCGTTCTTACCTGGAGCCATCTCAATGTGTATACGGCGTTGCTTGACCAACATCCGGACACGAAACCGGATCTGTTTCAGGTAACGATCGATAATATCCATCAACTGTATAAATCGGAAACGACCATCATCGATGCCAACAAGCCGGCAATACCTGTAACGGCCGGCGGCGGTTTGATCGGATATATGTTGTTTTCGGCGACACATTATCTGTTTGATACCACAGGTACGCTGATTGTCCTGATTACAGGCCTGCTGATTGGTTTGATCATGATAACCAAACGATCCCTTGTCATGACCGTTCGCAAATGGAACCGCTCCGTTTATGAACGGATAAATAACGGAATGCGCAAGCTGTCTCCTTTATTCAAATTGAAAAAACGAAACAAACGTTCCGGCAAAGGTGTTGCAATTCCCATTAAATATACGCCACGTGCTGACGTATTTGCGACGGAGGATCTGGATGGCACACATGAACCGTCCGATTTCTCACCGCTTCATGAGGTGACAAACGAATTGCTGATTAACGATTTTGCCGATCAGATCCCGCAGGTCAATACATCTGCAGAAGAATCGACACATATTGAGACAAATCCGGCGGAATCCCGGATTACGATTCGTTGGCCGGAACGAAATGCAAAATCTGCAGGCGCTGATTTCAAATCGGGCAAGCATGCAGATGACTCCAGGCAAGAATCGTCGGCAATTCAGCCAATAACGTTTGAAAATGCCCACGAGCTTCCCTATGAGTTGCCGGGATATCATTTGCTGGATTTGCCGAAAAATAATCGCAGTTCCGTTGATCAGAAGGATTTGACAGCGAATGCAAAAAAACTGAAAACTACATTGGAAAGTTTCGGAGTCCTTGTGAGTGTCAATGAAATTCATCGGGGACCCACTGTGACACGCTATGAGATTCAACCGGCAGTAGGCGTAAAAGTCTCCCGAATTGTCAATCTGGCAGATGACCTTGCACTTGCATTGGCGGCGCGCGACATTCGAATTGAAGCGCCGATTCCCGGAAAATCAGCGATTGGAATTGAAGTTCCCAACCTGGAAGTTGCCGTTGTAAGCTTGCGGGAAGTTTTGGAAACGTCAGAATTTCAAAATGCAGAGTCAAAGCTGACCATTGGATTCGGCCGGGATATTTCCGGTACGCCGATTATCGGCAATTTGGCCAAAATGCCGCATCTTTTGGTGGCGGGCGCCACCGGATCCGGGAAGAGTGTGTGCATCAACGGGATCATTACAAGTATTTTGTTTCGGGCAAAGCCTTATGAAGTCAAATTTATCCTGATCGATCCGAAAATGGTCGAATTAAATGTATACAACGGAATTCCGCATTTATTGACACCTGTGGTGACAGATCCCAGAAAAGCTGCGTATGCATTAAAGAAAGTGGTAGCGGAAATGGAATCGCGCTATGAGTTGTTCGCAAAAGAGGGAACACGGGACATTGACCGATATAATGTTCTTGCGGTGGAAAAAGGGGAAACGCCATTGCCATATATTGTCGTAATTATCGATGAGTTGGCCGATCTGATGATGGTTGCACCGGGAGACGTGGAAGATGCGATTTGCCGGATCGCACAAATGGCGCGCGCGGCAGGCATTCATTTGATCGTTGCGACACAGCGGCCTTCTGTGGACGTTATTACAGGCGTAATTAAAGCGAATATCCCATCCCGGATTGCGTTTGCCGTATCGTCACAGGCGGATTCCAGGACGATTCTCGACGGTGGAGGTGCAGAAAAATTGTTGGGACGGGGGGATATGTTGTATCTTCCGGCAGGGGCTTCGAAGCCGGTTCGCGTGCAGGGAGCGTTTTTGTCCGACCAGGAAGTGGAGCAAGTCGTTCATTTTGTTAAGCAACAGCAACCTCCCTCCTACACTGTCGATCTCACGTCACCGGCAGAAGACGTACAGAAGAAACAAGAGAGCGTGGATGATTTGTTTTATGATGCCGTACGCCTGGTGGTAGAATCCCAGCAAGCTTCCGTATCGATGTTGCAAAGGCGCTTGAAAGTGGGGTATGCAAGAGCCGCAAGACTTGTCGACCAGATGGAAGAGCGAGGCATTGTCGGGCCTTTTGAAGGTTCGAAACCGCGGGATGTGCTGTTGACAAAAGAACAGTTGGAACAGATGGACAACGCCGGCTAG
- a CDS encoding helix-turn-helix domain-containing protein — protein MGGCKPVEELGRKLRQIREERGIELGEVQQHTKIRTRYLEAIEEGKLELLPGTVYAKGFIRSYADYLGVDGQALMEEFGMLKDASMAQTVRTQEPSTVSPPTRMNRDMHKSKAFLERMMWPQFAAGIGILAVLVAGYAFFTKGATHSDSMKNDPAQTQASNEAAAPKRTEATPPVQAQPKPEEAKPSVVVKQTQQTNIRSVYAVSNTKQLQLQVSADDQCWVQVTADGKVIFTGMLSKGTPQTWTAAHSLVLLAGNSPVLHIQLNGQAVAPANHTGGYTYDFQLQQ, from the coding sequence ATGGGAGGATGCAAGCCTGTGGAGGAGCTCGGACGTAAGTTGAGACAAATACGTGAAGAACGTGGCATCGAGCTTGGCGAAGTGCAACAACATACCAAAATCCGTACCCGCTATTTGGAAGCCATCGAGGAAGGAAAACTCGAACTTTTGCCGGGAACTGTGTATGCAAAAGGATTTATCCGCAGTTATGCGGATTATCTGGGTGTGGATGGGCAAGCGCTTATGGAAGAATTCGGCATGCTGAAAGATGCTTCCATGGCGCAAACGGTGCGAACGCAAGAGCCTTCGACCGTTTCTCCGCCGACTCGCATGAATCGGGACATGCATAAATCGAAAGCATTCCTGGAGCGGATGATGTGGCCACAATTTGCGGCTGGAATCGGAATCTTGGCTGTATTGGTTGCGGGATATGCATTCTTTACAAAAGGTGCAACACACTCAGATTCAATGAAAAACGATCCGGCTCAAACGCAGGCAAGCAATGAAGCTGCCGCGCCCAAACGAACAGAAGCAACTCCACCGGTACAAGCGCAACCGAAACCTGAAGAAGCCAAGCCGTCTGTGGTTGTAAAGCAGACACAACAAACAAACATCCGTTCCGTCTATGCAGTTTCCAATACGAAACAGTTGCAATTGCAGGTATCGGCAGATGACCAGTGCTGGGTGCAGGTTACAGCGGATGGGAAAGTGATTTTTACCGGAATGCTGTCAAAGGGCACGCCGCAAACATGGACTGCCGCACATTCGCTCGTATTGCTGGCTGGCAATTCTCCCGTGCTGCATATCCAGTTGAACGGCCAAGCGGTTGCACCTGCGAACCATACCGGAGGATATACGTATGATTTTCAGTTGCAGCAATAG
- a CDS encoding ribonuclease J, translating into MSKTNNKLSIIPLGGVGEIGKNMTAYCYGNDIIVVDAGLKFPEEEMLGIDMVISDITYLIENRSKVRGLFLTHGHEDHIGGLAYFLKHLNIPVYGTRLTLGLVEGKLREHGLTESTKLITITNRSNIKLGAFQVSCFHVNHSIPDSVGFAIECPEGIIVHTGDFKFDYTPVDGRLADYYKLAELGERGVLVLLSDSTNAERPGYTMSERTVGSTIDDTFREATSRIILATFASNIHRIQQVFEAAERYGRKVAVVGRSMVNNISIAMDLGYLRVAKGTLIDADDINRIPPEKLMILTTGSQGEPMAALTRMARATHRKAEILPGDTVIIASNPIPGNEKYISRTIDQLFRIGANVIYQSISGVHVSGHGSQEELKLMLNLIKPKYFIPVHGEFRMLKRHSELAVSTGVSEENIFITDIGDVIEFQNGRGRLAAKVTAGTVLIDGLGVGDVGNIVLRDRKLLSQDGILVVVVTLAKQDGTILSGPDIISRGFVYVRESEELLEEANRIVTSTLHRLVAENVNEWSSLKTGVRDALGRFLFEQTRRRPMILPIIMEV; encoded by the coding sequence TTGAGTAAGACCAACAACAAATTGTCGATCATTCCACTGGGCGGTGTTGGAGAGATCGGCAAAAATATGACCGCGTATTGCTATGGCAACGATATTATTGTCGTAGATGCCGGGTTGAAATTCCCTGAAGAAGAAATGTTAGGAATTGATATGGTAATTTCTGATATTACATATTTGATTGAAAACAGATCAAAGGTGCGGGGATTATTTTTAACACACGGGCATGAAGATCATATTGGCGGACTTGCCTACTTTCTCAAGCATTTAAATATTCCGGTATACGGAACTCGCCTGACGCTTGGTTTGGTTGAAGGGAAATTAAGGGAGCACGGATTAACGGAATCCACCAAATTGATTACAATTACAAACCGCAGCAATATCAAACTCGGTGCATTTCAAGTATCCTGTTTTCATGTCAATCATAGCATTCCTGATTCGGTTGGATTCGCCATTGAATGCCCTGAAGGGATTATTGTGCACACAGGTGATTTCAAATTCGACTATACACCGGTAGATGGTCGGTTGGCAGATTATTACAAACTCGCTGAACTGGGAGAACGCGGAGTTCTCGTTTTATTATCGGACAGCACGAACGCAGAGCGGCCAGGCTATACGATGTCGGAACGGACGGTTGGTTCAACAATCGATGATACATTCCGTGAAGCGACGAGCCGAATTATATTGGCTACTTTCGCCTCCAATATCCATCGGATCCAACAAGTGTTCGAAGCGGCAGAACGGTATGGCAGGAAAGTGGCTGTCGTCGGCAGAAGTATGGTGAACAATATTTCCATAGCGATGGATCTTGGTTACCTTCGTGTAGCGAAAGGAACATTGATTGATGCGGATGATATCAATCGGATTCCGCCGGAAAAACTTATGATTTTGACTACGGGCAGCCAGGGAGAGCCGATGGCTGCATTGACTCGCATGGCGCGTGCAACACATCGGAAAGCGGAAATTTTACCGGGAGATACGGTCATTATCGCTTCAAATCCGATTCCCGGGAATGAAAAATACATCTCGCGTACGATTGACCAATTGTTCCGAATTGGCGCCAATGTTATTTATCAGTCCATTTCTGGTGTGCATGTGTCCGGTCACGGCAGCCAAGAAGAATTGAAATTGATGCTGAATTTAATCAAGCCCAAATATTTTATACCTGTTCACGGCGAATTCCGCATGTTGAAGCGCCATAGTGAGCTGGCAGTATCCACCGGCGTCAGTGAAGAGAATATATTTATTACAGACATCGGCGATGTCATCGAATTCCAAAATGGCCGTGGCCGTTTGGCGGCAAAAGTGACTGCCGGAACCGTTTTAATTGACGGATTGGGAGTTGGCGATGTCGGCAATATCGTATTGCGAGATCGAAAATTGCTGTCACAAGACGGTATTTTGGTTGTCGTGGTAACACTTGCCAAGCAAGACGGCACGATTCTCTCCGGTCCTGATATTATTTCACGCGGTTTTGTGTATGTTCGTGAATCGGAAGAATTATTGGAAGAAGCGAATCGAATTGTAACATCTACATTACATCGATTGGTGGCAGAAAATGTAAATGAGTGGTCATCTTTAAAAACGGGCGTTCGTGATGCATTGGGCAGATTTTTGTTCGAACAGACACGTAGGCGTCCGATGATTCTGCCGATTATTATGGAAGTGTAA
- a CDS encoding DEAD/DEAH box helicase: MTTFEDFQLNKRVLQAIHDMGFEEPSPIQASCIPLILGGHDVIGQAQTGTGKTAAFGIPLIEAVTPGKHVQALVLTPTRELAIQVAGELRKISRYTRMRSIPIYGGQSIVHQIRALQQGVQIIIGTPGRILDHLRRGTLKFDRLRSIVIDEADEMLDMGFIDDIESILKETPEDRQTLLFSATMPDQVKRLASKYMNRPEHVTVNRGEVTVPLIDQVYYKVLERHKLESLCRVIDSQDVALGIIFCRTKRGVDDLTEALIARGYMVDGLHGDLSQAQRDRVMKKFRNGDIELLIATDVAARGIDVDNVTHVINYDIPQDPESYVHRIGRTGRAGKRGLAMTLVTPREFKLLKMIERETKARLIAKDIPSIADVAERQAESWREKIRSMILDGGLANYRAMLGDLVDEFDPVDIAAAALKMASSNELGEEAYEDYDFGETGGATGMVRFFINVGRTARIAPNDLIKAVSEGAGVPAQAIGKIDIFDRFTFLEVEEDSAPFVYEALRQSKINGIRINLEPAKPRAKRSPATVAGRS; this comes from the coding sequence ATGACGACGTTTGAAGATTTTCAATTGAATAAAAGGGTTTTGCAGGCAATACATGACATGGGGTTTGAAGAGCCTTCACCGATTCAGGCATCCTGTATTCCATTGATACTCGGCGGCCATGATGTGATCGGACAGGCTCAGACAGGCACGGGGAAGACGGCTGCCTTTGGCATTCCCCTGATAGAAGCGGTTACTCCAGGGAAACATGTCCAAGCACTTGTTTTAACGCCCACGCGTGAGCTGGCGATTCAAGTCGCTGGGGAATTGCGAAAAATATCCCGATATACTCGAATGCGATCCATTCCAATTTATGGGGGTCAATCGATCGTCCATCAAATTCGGGCGCTGCAACAAGGCGTGCAGATCATTATCGGAACACCTGGCCGTATTTTGGATCATTTGCGGCGAGGAACATTGAAGTTTGACCGTTTGCGTTCCATCGTCATCGATGAAGCGGATGAAATGTTGGATATGGGATTTATCGACGACATTGAATCGATTCTAAAAGAAACGCCGGAAGACAGACAAACTTTGTTATTTTCCGCTACCATGCCTGATCAGGTGAAGCGGTTGGCAAGCAAATACATGAATCGGCCGGAACATGTGACGGTGAATCGCGGTGAAGTCACAGTGCCGCTGATTGACCAAGTGTATTATAAAGTATTGGAACGGCATAAATTAGAAAGCCTTTGCCGTGTCATTGACAGTCAAGATGTCGCATTGGGAATTATTTTTTGCCGGACCAAGCGGGGGGTGGACGATCTTACGGAAGCCCTCATCGCACGCGGATATATGGTGGACGGGTTGCACGGTGATTTAAGCCAGGCGCAGCGGGATCGCGTGATGAAAAAGTTTCGCAATGGCGATATCGAATTATTGATTGCGACAGATGTTGCGGCGAGAGGCATTGATGTCGACAATGTAACACATGTGATCAACTATGATATTCCGCAAGATCCGGAATCCTACGTCCACAGAATCGGCCGTACCGGACGGGCAGGAAAGCGCGGATTGGCCATGACCCTCGTCACACCGCGGGAATTTAAACTGTTAAAAATGATTGAGCGGGAAACGAAAGCACGTCTGATTGCCAAAGATATTCCATCGATCGCAGATGTGGCAGAACGCCAGGCGGAAAGTTGGCGCGAGAAAATCCGCTCCATGATTTTAGACGGCGGATTGGCAAATTACCGTGCAATGTTAGGTGATTTGGTCGATGAATTCGATCCGGTCGATATAGCTGCTGCCGCTTTAAAGATGGCCAGCTCCAATGAGCTCGGCGAAGAAGCGTATGAAGATTATGATTTTGGCGAAACAGGCGGAGCGACGGGAATGGTGCGTTTCTTTATCAACGTTGGCCGAACTGCGCGCATTGCACCGAATGATTTGATCAAGGCAGTGTCGGAAGGGGCGGGAGTGCCGGCACAAGCGATCGGCAAAATCGATATATTTGACCGCTTTACGTTTTTGGAAGTGGAAGAAGATTCAGCTCCATTTGTATATGAAGCATTGCGGCAATCCAAAATCAACGGTATACGGATCAATCTCGAACCGGCAAAGCCACGGGCGAAACGCTCGCCGGCAACTGTTGCCGGACGCAGTTGA
- a CDS encoding YajQ family cyclic di-GMP-binding protein, with the protein MAKEASFDIVSKVEMQEVDNAIHQSTKEIETRFDFKGSKSSIERSDNTITLISDDEFKLSNVTDILQSKLVKRNVSLKFLDFGKIEPAAGGTVRQAVTIQQGLDQDKAKQVVKIIKDSKIKVQASVQGDQVRVTGKSRDDLQAVIQLLKSADLNFDVQFTNYRS; encoded by the coding sequence ATGGCAAAAGAGGCATCTTTTGATATTGTATCGAAAGTGGAGATGCAGGAAGTAGACAATGCAATACATCAAAGCACGAAGGAAATTGAAACCCGCTTTGATTTTAAAGGGAGCAAAAGTTCGATCGAGCGGTCTGACAATACAATCACGTTAATTTCCGATGATGAGTTTAAATTGAGCAACGTCACGGATATCTTGCAATCAAAACTGGTCAAACGAAACGTATCTTTGAAATTTCTGGACTTTGGAAAAATCGAACCGGCAGCTGGCGGCACGGTGCGGCAAGCCGTCACCATTCAGCAAGGTTTGGATCAGGATAAAGCCAAACAAGTGGTGAAAATCATCAAAGACAGCAAAATAAAGGTGCAGGCTTCTGTTCAAGGTGATCAGGTTCGGGTAACGGGCAAAAGCCGGGATGATTTGCAAGCGGTGATCCAATTGTTAAAATCGGCAGATCTGAACTTTGACGTGCAATTTACCAATTATCGTTCCTAG
- the pgsA gene encoding CDP-diacylglycerol--glycerol-3-phosphate 3-phosphatidyltransferase — translation MNLANRITIARIFLVPVVMFFLLMHFDFWRFTINGRTTTGSEVIAALVFIIAASTDGLDGYIARKRKTVTNLGKLLDPLADKLLVSAALIALVEMQLVSAWMVIIIISREFAVTGLRSIAAAEGKILAASKIAKLKTVCQIIGIVAIMLNNFPFSYIRFPFDQLMMYVAVIITLISGIDYFVKNKHAIHLDM, via the coding sequence GTGAATCTGGCTAACCGGATCACGATAGCCAGGATTTTCTTGGTCCCTGTTGTGATGTTTTTCTTATTGATGCATTTTGATTTCTGGCGCTTTACCATTAACGGCAGAACAACGACTGGCAGCGAGGTAATTGCAGCTCTCGTTTTTATCATTGCGGCCAGCACGGATGGATTGGACGGATATATTGCCCGAAAGCGTAAAACCGTTACGAATCTCGGCAAATTATTGGATCCTCTCGCCGATAAATTGTTGGTTTCTGCTGCGTTGATTGCTCTTGTTGAGATGCAGCTCGTCTCGGCTTGGATGGTGATCATCATAATCAGCCGTGAATTTGCGGTGACTGGCCTAAGATCGATCGCAGCGGCGGAAGGGAAAATTCTTGCAGCAAGCAAAATTGCCAAGCTGAAAACGGTCTGTCAAATTATCGGCATTGTTGCGATTATGTTGAACAATTTCCCATTCTCTTATATTCGTTTTCCTTTTGACCAACTCATGATGTATGTGGCTGTTATCATTACATTGATCTCAGGTATTGATTATTTTGTGAAAAACAAACATGCCATTCATCTCGATATGTGA
- a CDS encoding DUF3388 domain-containing protein, which translates to MEEWYLEYRISKDRPGLLGDIASLLGMLSINIVTISGVEGRNRGFLLQTDDIQKIEALRAMFQKVENVTVTAFRQPTLMDRIALRHGVFIERESEPTKTYKFTRDHLGILVDFLGELMKRPGHQVIGVRGMPRVGKTESIVAACVYANKRWTFLSSTLLKQTLRTQLTEDELNIDQNVYIIDGIVSTSRENEQHRRLMREILHMEVPKVIEHPDVFIKKSNLGWDYFDRVIELRNDPSEVITYEHLDSEFQF; encoded by the coding sequence ATGGAAGAATGGTATTTGGAATATCGGATTTCCAAAGATCGTCCCGGATTGCTCGGCGATATCGCATCATTGCTTGGCATGTTAAGTATTAATATTGTGACTATCAGCGGTGTGGAAGGGCGAAATCGAGGATTTTTATTGCAAACGGACGATATTCAAAAAATTGAGGCGTTACGAGCAATGTTTCAAAAAGTAGAAAATGTTACAGTCACAGCTTTTCGACAGCCGACTCTGATGGATCGAATTGCTTTGCGCCATGGCGTATTCATTGAACGGGAATCCGAACCGACAAAAACATATAAATTTACCCGGGATCATCTTGGCATTCTCGTGGATTTTCTGGGAGAGCTTATGAAACGTCCGGGGCATCAGGTCATCGGTGTACGAGGGATGCCTCGCGTTGGCAAAACAGAGTCGATTGTAGCAGCGTGCGTATACGCAAACAAACGCTGGACGTTTCTCTCATCCACGTTATTAAAACAAACGCTGCGTACACAATTGACGGAAGATGAGCTGAACATCGATCAGAATGTTTATATTATCGATGGGATTGTTTCAACGAGTCGGGAGAATGAACAGCATCGCAGATTAATGCGGGAAATTTTACATATGGAAGTGCCGAAAGTGATCGAACATCCTGATGTGTTTATTAAAAAATCAAATTTGGGATGGGATTATTTTGATCGGGTGATCGAACTTAGAAACGATCCTTCTGAAGTGATTACGTATGAACATTTGGATTCGGAGTTTCAATTCTGA
- a CDS encoding competence/damage-inducible protein A, which yields MNAEILAVGTELLLGQIVNTNAQFLASQLALYGIDVHYQGVVGDNPKRILEMLDIAAKRSDIILLTGGLGPTVDDLTRDMVAEHVGRQLAVDPALLQELQSFFQSRGRVMPPNNKKQALRIEGADVLPNPRGTAPGQYVHTNQTHYFLLPGPPTEMRPMFLESVVPFLQRLQGEETIYSKVLRMVGIGESAMEEQVRDILQAQTNPTIAPYASEGECSLRITAKAASMEAAKSLIEPCEQQLRERLGAYMYGMDDDTLAIAVGQLLMEKQQQMAVAESCTGGLLGMMMTEAPGSSRYFSGGCITYSNDLKRQLLSVSEDTLRIHGAVSPECAREMASGLHARTNADVCVSITGIAGPEGGSAEKPIGLVYIGLFYNGITNVRQLQLRGDRNQIRIRSAKQALEFVWHTLRSAEK from the coding sequence ATGAACGCTGAAATTCTCGCTGTAGGCACGGAACTTTTGCTTGGTCAAATTGTGAATACGAATGCGCAATTTTTAGCTTCGCAATTGGCGCTATATGGGATCGATGTGCATTATCAAGGGGTGGTGGGGGATAACCCCAAACGGATTCTGGAAATGTTGGACATTGCGGCAAAGCGTTCCGACATCATCTTGTTGACAGGCGGATTAGGGCCGACAGTGGATGATCTCACGCGCGATATGGTGGCAGAGCATGTGGGACGACAATTGGCAGTGGATCCGGCGCTATTGCAGGAGCTCCAGTCTTTTTTCCAGTCCCGTGGACGCGTCATGCCGCCTAATAACAAAAAACAGGCGCTGCGAATCGAAGGTGCGGATGTTTTGCCGAATCCCCGCGGAACTGCACCAGGGCAATACGTGCATACGAATCAAACGCATTATTTTTTACTGCCCGGACCGCCCACTGAGATGCGGCCGATGTTTCTGGAATCGGTTGTGCCTTTTTTACAACGGCTGCAAGGCGAAGAGACCATTTATTCAAAAGTGCTGCGAATGGTTGGAATTGGCGAATCGGCCATGGAGGAGCAAGTGCGGGATATTTTGCAGGCGCAAACCAATCCGACGATTGCACCGTATGCTAGTGAAGGAGAGTGTTCTCTCAGGATCACGGCAAAGGCGGCTTCGATGGAAGCTGCAAAGAGTTTGATTGAACCGTGTGAACAACAACTGCGGGAACGCTTGGGAGCGTACATGTATGGAATGGACGACGACACGTTGGCGATCGCAGTTGGCCAACTTTTAATGGAAAAACAGCAGCAAATGGCTGTTGCGGAAAGTTGTACGGGCGGATTGCTAGGGATGATGATGACAGAGGCGCCTGGTAGTTCCCGTTACTTTAGCGGCGGCTGCATCACATACAGCAATGATTTGAAACGACAACTCCTGTCTGTTTCCGAAGACACATTGCGGATCCACGGTGCTGTCAGTCCGGAATGCGCCCGTGAAATGGCCAGCGGTCTGCATGCGCGGACAAATGCCGATGTTTGTGTTTCCATTACTGGCATCGCCGGCCCCGAAGGCGGATCTGCGGAGAAACCGATCGGTTTGGTTTATATTGGATTATTTTATAACGGCATAACAAATGTCCGACAATTGCAACTTCGTGGTGACCGCAATCAAATACGTATACGGTCTGCCAAACAAGCACTGGAGTTCGTTTGGCATACATTGCGCAGTGCTGAAAAATAG